One window of Staphylococcus chromogenes genomic DNA carries:
- a CDS encoding DUF47 domain-containing protein, which produces MIRKKKDKFMERLEDMIYNLDRAAEEFGKMDFNSHLDLRTYADNIKTYESHGDDLMHQVITDLNQTFITPIEREDIMSLCNAIDDVLDAMEETSAMFEMYSIEYTDEYMAEFVDNIQKAIGEMKLAIGLMTEKKLSHMRVHSINIKEYETNCDGILRQSIKHIFNSETDPVTLIKIKDIYESLENIADRCQTVANNFETIIMKNS; this is translated from the coding sequence ATGATTAGAAAAAAGAAGGATAAGTTTATGGAGCGCCTAGAGGATATGATTTATAACCTTGACCGTGCTGCAGAAGAATTCGGCAAAATGGATTTCAACTCGCATTTAGATTTACGTACATATGCAGATAATATCAAAACGTATGAATCTCATGGAGACGATTTAATGCATCAAGTCATTACAGACTTAAACCAAACGTTTATCACTCCTATTGAACGTGAAGATATTATGTCTTTATGTAATGCCATTGATGATGTCTTAGATGCGATGGAGGAGACATCAGCAATGTTCGAAATGTATTCTATCGAATATACAGATGAGTATATGGCTGAATTCGTAGACAATATCCAAAAAGCAATCGGTGAAATGAAGCTAGCGATTGGCTTAATGACTGAGAAAAAACTATCTCACATGCGCGTACATTCAATTAATATCAAAGAATATGAAACAAACTGTGACGGTATTTTACGTCAATCGATTAAACATATTTTCAACAGTGAAACAGATCCAGTGACATTAATTAAAATTAAAGACATCTATGAGAGCTTAGAAAATATTGCTGACCGTTGTCAAACAGTAGCAAATAATTTTGAAACAATTATTATGAAAAATAGCTAA
- a CDS encoding inorganic phosphate transporter → MEFLVLITVAIIIFSLVFDFINGFHDTANAVATAVSTRALAPRHAILLAAIMNFIGALTFTGVATTITKDIVDPFTIKNGLVVVLAAILAAIVWNLVTWYFGIPSSSSHALIGAIAGSAVASAGSFSVLHFQGFTKIVLVLLLSPVIAFIVGFIIYSIVKKVFKNANLARTNQNFRFFQIFTAALQSFSHGTNDAQKSMGIITMALIVANLQTNVEPALWVKISCAAAMGIGTAVGGWRIIKTVGGNIMKIRPANGAAADLASALTIFTASYLHFPLSTTHVVSSSILGVGSANRIKGVHWNTAKRMIVTWVITLPITAVIAAIFFLILNLFL, encoded by the coding sequence ATGGAATTTTTAGTGCTGATAACGGTGGCTATTATTATCTTTTCATTAGTGTTTGATTTTATTAATGGATTTCACGATACTGCAAATGCAGTAGCCACTGCTGTTTCTACACGTGCGTTAGCACCAAGACACGCGATTTTATTAGCAGCAATCATGAACTTTATTGGAGCATTAACATTTACAGGTGTTGCAACGACAATTACGAAAGATATCGTCGATCCATTTACAATTAAAAATGGTTTAGTGGTAGTATTAGCAGCCATTTTAGCAGCCATTGTATGGAACCTTGTGACTTGGTATTTTGGTATTCCAAGTTCATCATCTCATGCATTAATTGGAGCGATTGCAGGTTCAGCGGTTGCATCTGCGGGCTCATTCAGTGTTTTACATTTTCAAGGTTTCACTAAAATTGTTTTAGTGCTTTTACTCTCACCTGTGATTGCATTTATTGTAGGTTTTATTATCTATTCGATTGTTAAAAAAGTATTTAAAAACGCAAATTTGGCACGGACAAATCAAAATTTCCGTTTCTTCCAGATTTTCACAGCAGCATTACAATCGTTTTCACATGGGACAAACGATGCCCAAAAGTCTATGGGGATTATCACGATGGCTTTAATTGTGGCCAATCTCCAAACGAATGTTGAACCTGCGTTATGGGTGAAAATTTCTTGTGCGGCTGCGATGGGTATTGGTACCGCTGTCGGAGGATGGCGCATTATTAAAACAGTAGGTGGAAATATCATGAAAATTCGTCCTGCTAATGGTGCGGCGGCTGATTTAGCTTCAGCCTTAACGATTTTCACAGCATCTTATTTACATTTCCCACTTTCAACGACACACGTTGTATCTTCATCTATTTTAGGTGTAGGTTCAGCTAACCGTATTAAAGGTGTACATTGGAATACAGCGAAACGTATGATTGTCACATGGGTTATCACGTTGCCTATTACCGCTGTGATTGCAGCTATATTTTTTCTTATCTTGAATCTCTTTTTATAA